A genomic region of Ensifer adhaerens contains the following coding sequences:
- a CDS encoding phosphatidylserine decarboxylase has product MSLVNTIRNTLVPVHKEGYRFVAIFFVVSLVLGFLWEPLMWIGFVLTAWCAYFFRDPERMTPLDDDLVISPADGRVSSIATVMPPEELNLGSEPMLRISVFMNVFNCHVNRAPMAGTITRVAYRAGKFVNAELDKASHENERNGLVIETKHGQIGVVQIAGLVARRILCWKYENGSLDAGERFGLIRFGSRLDVFLPAGAEPRVSVGQTAVAGETVLAEFGSAKGPVISRRA; this is encoded by the coding sequence ATGAGCCTGGTCAATACGATCCGCAACACGCTCGTACCGGTCCACAAGGAAGGCTATCGCTTCGTCGCGATCTTCTTCGTCGTGTCGCTGGTGCTTGGCTTCCTGTGGGAGCCGTTGATGTGGATCGGCTTCGTGCTGACCGCCTGGTGCGCCTATTTCTTCCGTGACCCGGAGCGCATGACCCCGCTCGATGACGATCTGGTGATCAGCCCAGCCGACGGCCGCGTTTCGTCGATCGCAACGGTCATGCCGCCGGAAGAGCTGAACCTCGGTTCGGAACCGATGCTTCGCATCTCGGTTTTCATGAACGTGTTCAATTGCCATGTGAACCGTGCGCCGATGGCTGGTACAATCACCCGCGTCGCCTATCGCGCCGGCAAGTTCGTCAATGCCGAGCTGGACAAGGCGAGCCACGAGAACGAACGTAACGGGCTGGTGATCGAGACCAAGCACGGCCAGATTGGCGTCGTCCAGATTGCCGGCCTCGTCGCACGTCGTATTCTCTGCTGGAAGTATGAAAACGGCTCGCTGGACGCAGGTGAACGCTTCGGCCTGATCCGCTTCGGCTCGCGCCTCGACGTCTTCCTGCCTGCAGGAGCCGAGCCGCGCGTCAGCGTCGGCCAGACCGCGGTTGCCGGCGAGACCGTGCTTGCCGAATTCGGCTCGGCCAAGGGCCCGGTCATCAGCCGCCGCGCGTAA